From a region of the Halolamina sp. CBA1230 genome:
- a CDS encoding geranylgeranyl reductase family protein, producing MYDFAVVGVGPAGARVARRAAEAGYDVIAFEQGEIGTPLACSGHVSRDIWEYTPDGAREELLQNEVYGADFHVGGPESDAYPFYKDEPVSNVIDREELDRILAETARDAGAEIHDGHTVTGVDEGIDSVELTVSPDDGDTFTVEARMVAGCDGPVSRVRRAVGLPEPDEKLHGVLGFDPEPDHSDFVDVHLTVPSFFAWRIPRGEAGVEYGLGVRPDSDEDARERFDRLVDDYGAEIGRFCSGAIPIGPPDSVASHRVFLVGDAAAQTKPFTGGGILYGMRSADNAVRQIDPDDPATLSAYETAWRDELATEIRLGHWLRRAYSLPEPVQQLGLRLTSGEIGVHMDRPTTLLSREHLRSYLP from the coding sequence ATGTACGACTTCGCCGTCGTCGGCGTCGGCCCCGCCGGCGCACGTGTCGCCCGCCGCGCGGCCGAGGCGGGCTACGACGTGATCGCCTTCGAGCAGGGGGAGATCGGCACGCCCCTGGCCTGTTCGGGGCACGTCTCCAGAGACATCTGGGAGTACACCCCCGACGGCGCGCGCGAGGAACTGCTCCAGAACGAGGTGTACGGCGCCGACTTCCACGTCGGCGGTCCCGAGAGTGACGCCTACCCCTTCTACAAGGACGAACCCGTCTCGAACGTGATCGACCGCGAGGAGCTCGACCGCATCCTCGCGGAGACCGCCCGCGACGCCGGCGCGGAGATTCACGACGGCCACACCGTCACAGGGGTCGACGAGGGGATCGACAGCGTCGAACTGACGGTTTCGCCCGACGACGGGGACACGTTCACCGTCGAGGCGCGGATGGTCGCCGGCTGTGACGGCCCCGTCTCCCGGGTCCGCCGCGCGGTCGGCCTGCCAGAACCCGACGAGAAACTCCACGGCGTGCTGGGGTTCGATCCGGAGCCGGACCACAGCGACTTCGTCGACGTTCACCTGACGGTACCGAGCTTCTTCGCGTGGCGCATCCCCCGGGGCGAGGCCGGCGTCGAGTACGGGCTCGGGGTCCGACCGGATTCCGACGAGGACGCCCGCGAGCGGTTCGACCGGCTCGTCGACGACTACGGCGCCGAGATCGGCCGCTTCTGTTCGGGCGCCATCCCGATCGGACCACCCGATTCGGTCGCGTCTCATCGCGTGTTCCTGGTCGGCGACGCCGCCGCACAGACGAAGCCGTTCACCGGCGGCGGCATCCTCTACGGGATGCGGTCCGCGGATAACGCGGTTCGACAGATCGACCCGGACGATCCGGCGACGCTGTCGGCCTACGAGACGGCGTGGCGCGACGAACTCGCGACGGAAATCCGGCTCGGCCACTGGCTGCGCCGGGCGTACTCGCTCCCGGAGCCGGTCCAGCAGCTGGGACTCCGCCTCACGTCGGGCGAGATCGGCGTCCACATGGACCGTCCCACGACGCTGCTCTCCCGGGAGCACCTGCGGAGCTACCTGCCCTAA